The genomic stretch CAATAAAAGGtttctttaattttgtttatttttaccaaGCAACTGGTTTGACTTTAAGTAACTTGAAATAACCTTATAAtgtcttttaacatttttcaacatcattattttacagaaaagtaTGTGTATTCTGCAATtcaccattttatttattgctatcCACTTGAATAAtacttatattaatatttttactacattttacagtaatatttagaaatatttttactattataactgctttctattcaaatacattgtaaaatgtaacttatttctgTGGTCAAAGatagattttcagcatcattactccaatcttcagtgtcatatgatccttcagaaatcattttaatatgctgatttgctgtttaagaaacatatattattattattattattattattattatcatcatcatcatcatcatcatcatcaatgtttaaaacagttgagtacattttccaggagtctttaatgaatagaaagatcaacatttatctgaaataaaaagcttggaacaaacattatacactataccattcaaaagcttagagtcaGTATAATTCTATTATACTggtgggaaagaaattatagaaattaatacttttatttagcaatgatgctttaaattgatcaaaattgacaataaagacatctataatgttacaaaacgaTTTCTATTTCTGTGAAATTACATTgttctgaacattctattcatcaaagaaaccagaaaaaattctattcagcagttttaaacataataataataataataataataattattattattattattatttttttaacagcaaataagaacattagaatgatttctgagtaactggactggagtaatgatgctaaaaattcagctgcgaaatcacatgaataaattacattataaaatatttcaaataaaaaaaacagctattttaaatagtataaataaaagcagacttggtgagcacaagagacttctttaaaaaacattaaaaatcttactgttccaaaaacttttgactagtagtgtatgtATATTAAGTACATAGAGTATATTATACGTAAGCCTCAGTTAATATGAGCTCATAAAACCAAGTATAGAGTAGAATATGAATACTAGAATATGAATACCACTGTACTGAATTACTACATCAGCCTTCACTGATATCAGGTCTGTTTTTTTACGAATATGTCACCTAAATATGAACTGTCTGAATATGAACGTATGCTGAAGGCAGCTAATAGCCATCATAAAAACTCAGTCATCTGTACCACATATTATGTTGAAAGATCTCATCAGGATTGGTGAGAATTCTTCCTCCTAAAGGCGCAGGTGGTCTTCCTCCACTGTACAGCCTGCGGGGAATGCAGCTCACAGCACGGACAGTCAGCTTCAAGAACCCCCTCATCTCCACACTCATCTAAGAACATCAATTAATGATTatgattacaaattaaacacacCACTATATactaatatgaaatattaaactacAAATCCCAGCCGGAAACAGCGGGCATGCGCTTTCAGATGACGTACACCCGGAAGTTTTTGTAAATACATGTGAGCAGTTTGTATGCCGATTACATTTTCAAAGCAAGCCAAAAAATGACTACTAGAAGCAGGCAACTGTAAGATTTTCATACGAATATATCCTATAATTTTGCCACGTTTTGGAAATGCTAGATATGAGGATTTACGTAAACAATGGAAATTTTAGCAGTTAACAGTTAGCTTAGTAGCAAATAATGTCTACTGAAACCgcacatttaaatatgataaGAGTAACTGGATTAATGTACATGCTTATATTTGATTTATGTAAGTCATAAGACGCAGATGTTTTGCAGTTTATTCGTTAATGTTAACCGTTGTAGTTTGCATAGCACTAATTGAATTTGAGCGACGCTAAAATGATTGCAGAGtctgaatataaaaaaacagagaGTTGACTACACCCAGCACTTACTTGTATGTCATTTCTGAAGATTATTCCGCATGGTTTTGTCTTAGTCAGTGTATTTTATATGAATGGTGTGAGTAGTACTGTCCTCTATGTGCGCGCTGCCGTCTCCACGTGCGCAGCGCCCCCCTGCGTGCACACGCACTACTAAAAACAGCTGTGATCTGCTGACTTCAAGAGCCAATGGATCCTGCTCCAATGACATTGGCAGATTGCTGGGAGCAAATCTTAAGATCCTGAGAAACATCATTCTCCAAGTAAGTATTGCTGTGTTTAATACACTTTTTTCTATTTGCCTGATGTTAATTTATGTCATGCTTTTGTAGGAAGGTGCAGAATTCACAAAGGTTTGGAGCAAGACTTCCAAGTCCCTCATCTCCTATGAAAGCGGACGGATATACTTTGATAATTACAGGTGTTGTTACAGCAGGTAAactattttctgatgtttttgtttttagacacttgtagacatttttagaaattggtaactacagtaaggttttatttgttaacattagttaacgtgAACTAACTGTGCAGTACTTCGTTTATTAATCTTGGCGGCTTTTACTAGTACATTTTTAAGATCAAAAGTTGTGTCTCTTGTTAAATTCtgttcattgtttatgttagttaatgcattaaccaatgttaataTTGACTGTCACAGATtacatatatattcatatgGTTCACATTTGTTAAAAATCACAGCCTATTGCCTGAGCCTAAACAGCTGTATGAGCTCCCCAAAGCTCCCAAGACGGAGAAGATTGAAGATGCTTTGTTATGCCAGTGTCCTCTGGTGAGTTTGGTCATCTACCGCACATCATGTGTATTTGCACATTCAGAATAAATAGATGTTTTAACTTTGTATGTAACTGATATTTTTGCAGGACAAGGTTCTACCAAATGCTTCAGATCAGAAATCATGTCTGCTGGCTCTGACAGCTAATAACTGGTTATATCGGCTCTCAGTTGACACAGGAAAAACACTAGAGCGAGTCTACCTCTCCTCTCATTTCAAATTCAGGTAATCTgtctagctatctatctatcttttctATCTAGTTTTCCATACAGACTGTACAAACCTCAAAACCTTTAAATTTCAAGCTTTTAAACTACCTCAGACTCTTTGGtttgagagttttttttttttaatctagtttTAACTGTAGCaacctaaagaaaaaaagtaggtAGTGCTAATAACTTTAATGATATGCTGCATTTTGTGTCATGTTACAGTATAATTTCTGACAAAGCAGTAATCTCATTAACATATCTAAAATGAGTTTTGACAAACTGTATGCTggaatgtgtttttattgtactAATATGAGTTTGGTAACAGATCGTTAGGTTGGGACTCCTCACAGGAGACGTTTTATGTCAAATCTATTCAGAGCAAACAGACGACTCTGGAACGACAGGTCAGACGTTACTAGGGCTCATATCTGTATGTTGTACTTGCTCCATATACAGTTGGGtcattctctttctctctctcaggctGGTGTTGATAATAACATCCTCATGCGTGTGGCAGTTTTTCAAGTCTTTCCACTGGAGCTTGTAGGAATGTTggagataaataaaaaagtaatatctgcattatagatttatttttgttgttgttgttgaaaggttatacatttttataatcatcttttattaatttatttcagtttagctttgcttatattataatgttaattttgtttagtcttttttattatatgaataGTTGAAGCATTTTTAATTGAGTGAATCAAAGTAAGTGGGTTGTGTTGTGTTCAGGTCTTTGGTAAGACAGCTGTGGACGTGCTGCTGTCACAGGGAGTGTTAGCTGTATCACACAGCTCAAAACACGTCAGACTTTACAGTTTTGAGTACATCGTTAAAAAGGTAATGGAAGCATTATTGTTGTATGATTGTTTGATTTATTGGCCCTGTTTCTTCTGTCATTGCGTTCATCATATGTGTTCTTTTCACTTCAGTTTAGAAATGAGGAGCTGGCTCTGGGGCAGCAGTGTGAGCTGAAAGGAATTGTGGGAGAAGCTCCATATGGTATTCCGGTCAATATTGACATTCATGGTGGGTGTCTGGTATCTTAtatactgttaaaaaattatgtcCACTctaaaaagcagaaaatatcAAGTATCAGATCTTAAATGGGTGATTTCTGTTCATGCAAGATAATTGATCGTATTCTTTATATTTTGAAGTGAAATATTGttgtgagattcacccaaatttaaaaaatgtcacatttaaaatgGCGTAATCTGTTTGTAATTCATATTGAGCAGAAACTGTCAAAATTGTCAAGTTATTTCCAgcatcatttattttacattcagaACCCCATGcctcatatattttatttccattttgttGAGGACGCAGAGTAGCCTCTCACTTTGACAGTCCAAGGCCATAACAAACTCATTTTCCTACCACTGAGCTTAATAACACTACAAAAACTTGATTGCAAATGCTATATGACACCTCTTAAAATCCTTGGACAAAACCGAGCCTGTAAAAACATCTCTTTAGGTGACCTTTATCTATGGAGTATTATATAGTAACACAGTACGTCAAGCTACTTTCTCTTTGGATTTTTGGTGCATTTTTGCCTATTTTCAGTGATATCTAAATTCTGCCTGAAAAGGctgttctttatttatttattttttttttttttagaatatccAAAGATTTTCCTACTCCTTTCGTTAGTCATCACTATAATTACTATGGACCTTTACTGAAGAAAGTTGCAGGCAGTTagaggtgaagtgtgtaattgtTGGTGTGGAACAGACAATGAGTTGGATACCACAATGCTACattgtttacactttttttgttgcttatttttttttattaattttttagtaaaaaaaacacacacaaaaatgaggAAAAATAACCAAAGTTGCCATGCCTTACATCCATACATACTCATGTAAATTTTCAAATACAAACATCTATTCTGCAGAGGAGAAAGCTGACCATTTCCTCCATTcgttctcaatatttatttttgcagtctCTCTGTATACGCTAGCCTGTCCATTTCTTTGACCTCTGCTACTATTTGAAACCACTCTTCTCTCATAGGCGGACTATCTTTGTACCATTTCCAGGTTCCCGCTTTTTTTTacgttaaaggaaaagtccacttccaaaacaaagattcacatataatgtactcacccccttgtcatccaagatgttcatgtctttctgccttcagtcgtaaagaaattatgtttaaatgcgactttaaacaatcccagccgaggaagaagggtcttatctagcgaaacgatctgttattttcctttaaaaaatacaatttaaatactttttcaagtattagacaaacgctcatcttgtcttgctctccctgaactctgtgtattctgacttaagacagtttagggtatgtcgaaaaaacttgtgttttctccctcaacttcaaaaatgatttcaaaattatcctacatcgctgcagaagtagcGACCCAGTCttcgcaaagtgaacatgcaaagaggatcaaacacccttaacaaaaaaggtaaaacagcaatataggacaattttgaagttgagggagaacatgagatgggagtttttcgacatacactaactgtcatgaactggtccaggcagagtaagacaagacgagcgtttgacattaaaaagtaaataaattgtattatttttatgaaaataactgattgttacgatagataagacccttcttcctcggctgggatcgtttgaagccacatttaaactgcattttggaagttcacagtcggggcaccatagcagtccattatatggagaaaaatgctgaaatattttcctcaaaaaacataatttcttaacgactgaagaaagaaagacatgaacatcttggatgacaagggggtgagtacattatatgtgaatctttgttttggaagtggactcctttaaCAATGATATCTTAAACGGATATCTGTTCTCCTTTTCAACCTCAGGGATATCCACcaaatataaatctttaaattaaatgagttAGGAATACAGAGAGCAAAGATACAGATAATAGTAGGCTAAATCACTTCCCAAAAACGATTTATCTTTGAACATTGCCAAAATAATAAGTGCATGATGTGCTTACTAGTATTTACACTTTCTAAAGGGAATCAGTTGAATCTGTTGACTCTGTATGACTAAGTTAAGAAAAACAGATTACACATTAAAGTAatctttaaaatcttaaatcttaaaGTCTGAGAAGATTTTGGAGAGCACTTCTGAATTTATGTGTAGGCAGTGTGTGAGTTGCCAATGCTTGTCTTTACAGAGTGTCCTCCTGTATTGTTTGAGATGTCATACTTTGAGAATGGGGTTCAGATCGGAGGTCATCCCTGGCACTACATCTACACCCCTAACCACAAGAGACACAGAGGAACCCATCACATCTGCTCTATCACAGACGGAGCACTGGTGAATACTCTTATTCCTACAGATATGCATAGAAATTTGTTCTACAAAAAAGCCAAGCTGCAATATATTTAGAGCTTGGACATGCAGTAAGAGTTAATGTCTGTCTGTTACCTACAGGTTGCATTTTAGTTATAATTATTACAGTATTGGGTTTATATCTTATATTGCTTATAAAATTACACAGAAAATTGATGAATGTTTTGAGACTTTGCAACTAAAATAACCATTGGTTCTATGAACAACAACTTATCTTCAGTAAGTGACATAAGTGGCATTTAAGTTTTTCTTGGTTATATCGTTGCAGAAATCTAAATCGACCAGCTGTAAATATAAAGTTGGATGTGCATTATatccagtgttgggaaggttactttagaaatgtacagattacagattactcgatttaaaaagtaataagtagtgtaacatttcaattactttattaaagtaatgtaacttattacttttgattacttttctaaatttgtaatattttcaactgttaatcattttgaaacatttaaaccaggcagagttaaccttacattagcacttaacactgattactgtcagactttcaaaatcctttatcacttgaattacgattaaagtaagggataatatacatctttattttgcaataacaactggttggatgtacattatcccacttattacacagctgcttgccacaaaagtaaataattagacacaaaacaatgatctgagttgaaatatttgaactgAAAGCTTTCATGAAACCAGTTGCTaacaagttcaaactagacagataaagtgcagtcataccacttttattacacaacatttcaccacataaatatttaagtactagtacttacggtactagtttgttagttattttataatccgttacagtgtacaaaacaaaatggcagcagctgcatttgtataaaacaatagagtccacgataccaggatgacagaattaagaaattgtacgcataatattgaattgagatttaatattttattagctaatcaaacgcaaagcttccaccaagaaaaactataaAGCGTATAGCACCGATTTAAGTTGCCCAGATGAGtgtgtgttattagcttttaccagttgttattggggaataacataccttgcaATGTCACGACTgatcaatcagaatcaagcattccacagagctgtgtaataatttaatttaaagcacagccaccacaaattcagacttaacacctcttatttattttgagatcattctgaggttaaatacagatttgaaatcataacaagaaatagtttaatagctggttttgaaatgaaaaagtTTGCATATCCAACTTTATATGTGTACATACAGAACGCTCATATGGAGATACAGTGCCTTGCGGAAATATTCATactccttaattttttttcatgtttgtttattttgtagccttatgttaaactgctttaaataactttttttccccacattaaTCTACACTCcttacaccataatgacaaagcaaaaaaacagatttgtaacaacttttcaaatgtattaaaataaaaaaaaagaaaagaaaagtatatatgtaaatttatatatGTGAATTTCAAGATGGCACCACACATGGCAGCCACAGTGTTTGGCTCTCCAgtgtttgtactgtttttgctagtttttcctgttttttgtcTCTCAAACACAATCGGTTTTACTAGGGATGAACTGCTGAACATTCGGCAGAACACACCTCAAAATATCCTTCCGGTGTTCGATTATTCGGACGTTTTGCTAAACGTTGTAGTTGGCGGAGCGGCGGCACTGAGTGTTTTTGAAGCTGCTGTCACCGATCTGGATGAGCTCACAGAGACTGTAACATCCTATATCAGTTTTCTCCTACCAggacttatttaacatttaacaatgataagccatggtttacagcaAAACTCAGACATCTTCGTCAGGCCAAAGAGGACGCCTACAGAAAAGGGGATAGAGTCTTGTACAATCAGGCCAGGAACACACTGAACAAGGAGATTAGAGTGGCTAAAAGGACCTATGCAAAAGGGTTAGAAGATCAGTTCGCTTTAAACGACCCagcctcagtgtggaaaggtcTGAAAGCCATCACAAACTACAAGATGCCATCCCCCAGCACTGAGGTGAATCAACAACTTGCTGAAGACCTGAATGagttttattgtacatttgaAACCCCCCACACTCGTTCTGACCATCTCCTTACACAACTATTAACA from Labeo rohita strain BAU-BD-2019 chromosome 9, IGBB_LRoh.1.0, whole genome shotgun sequence encodes the following:
- the dcaf17 gene encoding LOW QUALITY PROTEIN: DDB1- and CUL4-associated factor 17 (The sequence of the model RefSeq protein was modified relative to this genomic sequence to represent the inferred CDS: deleted 1 base in 1 codon), whose amino-acid sequence is MTTRSRQLANGSCSNDIGRLLGANLKILRNIILQEGAEFTKVWSKTSKSLISYESGRIYFDNYRCCYSSLLPEPKQLYELPKAPKTEKIEDALLCQCPLDKVLPNASDQKSCLLALTANNWLYRLSVDTGKTLERVYLSSHFKFRSLGWDSSQETFYVKSIQSKQTTLERQAGVDNNILMRVAVFQVFPLELVGMLEINKKVFGKTAVDVLLSQGVLAVSHSSKHVRLYSFEYIVKKFRNEELALGQQCELKGIVGEAPYGIPVNIDIHECPPVLFEMSYFENGVQIGGHPWHYIYTPNHKRHRGTHHICSITDGALAKNGVQDMKCDSLEADWIFFHPDDSGRIVHAGPSTINVLKIMAETGCDWKYEIVTDFSITAARDNSAPQVVVTSSGRAVKRRFQLLDDDPAQQTFRMVKYEDELDLLAVVEISHMEHEGQAHLQLHDNKTGVLIKRVPLKEPWDVTYSHEVYFDRDTIIHTVQEKNNMFCCHVYKMKRRPSDEP